A single region of the Microbulbifer sp. MKSA007 genome encodes:
- a CDS encoding phage portal protein codes for MNKLDSVIGFFAPEAALRRVQARRALEIAAAYEAARPSRLRKNPGDNRSGDLVLEGSVETLRGQARHLEQNHDFAFGILTTLVNNIVGPRGIDVEFQPKTWDGDIHDGFASQMNDAHKEWARRPECTRQFSWGKAQRLLCNTWLRDGETLMRHLQGTVPGLKHRTPVPYTIECLEPDFLPVDYNDPSKRIVQGIQKSAWGEPAGFWLYDEHPGASFNWRMKRRLHSADNIEHLKFVRRLHQTRGVSIFAAVMNRLTDIKDYEENERVAAKIASAMVGFIQKGSPDDYSQNDVDDEGNRTLDIRAGAIYDDLRPGESVGTIQSNRPSGLLTPFLETMQRMTAAGTMASFSSISKNYNGTYSSQRQELVEQWGNYETLSLEFCEEIVEPATRRWVQMALLADAFKVPSDVDPSTLMHVDFITPVMPWINPVHEASADETLLENVLASPQQTIRRRGKKPDDVIKQTAAWQRKLKENDITTPSKREAVPAQETESE; via the coding sequence ATGAATAAATTAGATTCTGTCATCGGGTTTTTTGCACCCGAGGCTGCCTTGCGCCGTGTACAAGCTCGGCGTGCCCTGGAGATCGCCGCCGCCTATGAAGCCGCGCGCCCCAGTCGCCTGCGTAAAAACCCCGGTGATAACCGCAGCGGCGACCTGGTGCTGGAAGGCAGTGTGGAAACCCTGCGCGGCCAAGCCCGGCACCTGGAGCAAAACCACGACTTTGCCTTTGGCATTCTCACCACCTTGGTCAACAACATCGTCGGCCCACGCGGCATCGATGTGGAGTTCCAACCCAAAACCTGGGATGGCGATATCCACGATGGTTTTGCCAGCCAAATGAATGACGCTCACAAGGAATGGGCGCGGCGCCCGGAATGCACCCGGCAGTTCAGCTGGGGCAAAGCCCAGCGGCTTTTGTGCAATACCTGGCTGCGCGATGGTGAAACTTTAATGCGGCACTTGCAGGGCACAGTGCCCGGCTTAAAACACCGCACCCCGGTGCCTTACACCATCGAATGCCTGGAACCGGATTTCCTGCCGGTGGATTACAACGATCCCAGCAAGCGTATTGTGCAAGGCATTCAAAAATCCGCCTGGGGTGAGCCTGCGGGCTTTTGGTTGTACGACGAACACCCCGGAGCCTCATTTAACTGGCGTATGAAGCGCAGGCTTCACAGCGCCGACAATATCGAGCACCTCAAATTTGTGCGCAGGCTGCACCAAACCCGAGGGGTTTCCATTTTTGCAGCGGTAATGAATCGCCTTACCGATATTAAAGACTATGAAGAAAACGAACGCGTTGCCGCCAAGATTGCTTCAGCCATGGTGGGCTTTATCCAAAAGGGCAGTCCAGATGATTACTCGCAGAACGACGTTGATGATGAAGGAAATCGCACCTTGGATATTCGCGCTGGTGCTATCTACGACGATTTACGCCCTGGGGAATCAGTCGGCACCATTCAAAGCAATCGCCCCAGCGGTCTGCTAACGCCATTTTTAGAAACCATGCAGCGCATGACTGCCGCCGGCACCATGGCCAGCTTTAGCAGCATCAGCAAAAACTACAACGGGACTTATAGTTCGCAACGCCAGGAACTGGTGGAGCAGTGGGGAAACTACGAAACCCTCAGCCTGGAATTCTGTGAGGAAATTGTAGAGCCGGCCACCCGCCGCTGGGTGCAAATGGCTTTACTAGCGGATGCCTTCAAAGTGCCGAGTGATGTCGATCCGTCAACGCTGATGCACGTCGATTTTATTACCCCGGTGATGCCCTGGATTAATCCGGTTCATGAAGCCAGCGCCGATGAAACCCTGCTGGAAAATGTATTGGCCAGCCCACAGCAGACCATCCGCCGCCGAGGCAAAAAGCCGGACGATGTGATTAAGCAAACCGCTGCCTGGCAGCGAAAGCTTAAAGAAAACGACATTACCACCCCAAGCAAACGCGAAGCCGTACCCGCGCAAGAAACTGAATCTGAATAG
- a CDS encoding holin has product MNTVAQEAAREAMVQKVASATTTVAAGTAVFGGYAAQELLAVGGFLIALGGFIVNWYYNHKRLKLQEQQGGDDGR; this is encoded by the coding sequence GTGAACACTGTAGCTCAAGAGGCAGCGAGGGAAGCCATGGTTCAAAAGGTCGCCAGTGCAACTACAACGGTTGCTGCGGGTACTGCGGTTTTCGGTGGATATGCAGCGCAGGAGTTATTGGCGGTAGGTGGTTTCTTAATTGCTTTGGGTGGGTTCATTGTTAATTGGTATTACAACCACAAGCGTTTGAAGCTGCAGGAGCAGCAGGGCGGGGACGATGGACGTTAG
- a CDS encoding DUF2190 family protein gives MATNFVQDGRMLDFTNNTSAAITSGQVVIAGAVLGVAMDDIAVGASGVIAIDGVFTVPKVSAAEINQGETLTWVVASSSFDSNAATAATGDITGSTAFAAEAAGNGVTSFAVKFTGVPGTVKA, from the coding sequence ATGGCTACGAATTTTGTACAAGACGGGCGCATGCTGGATTTCACCAACAACACCAGCGCAGCGATTACTTCCGGCCAGGTGGTAATCGCAGGTGCGGTCCTGGGTGTGGCGATGGATGATATCGCCGTGGGCGCATCCGGCGTGATTGCCATTGATGGCGTATTCACCGTGCCCAAGGTATCCGCCGCAGAGATCAATCAGGGCGAAACCCTCACCTGGGTGGTTGCCTCCAGCTCATTCGATAGTAATGCAGCAACCGCAGCCACTGGCGATATCACCGGCTCCACCGCCTTCGCCGCAGAGGCCGCCGGGAATGGCGTTACCAGTTTTGCTGTGAAGTTTACCGGCGTACCGGGCACCGTGAAGGCATAA
- a CDS encoding phage terminase large subunit family protein: MRETWIPQPKVPLIEWLPENIKLPSEDSDNAGYYRNDYVPYFWGVMHALDNPVSWMVVMQKAAQIGWTVLLATDICKVAATEPARILMLFPKDEKGRLFMDEKLVPIIEGSPAVNRVIDVTTSRKGGSRSTRKKFPGGEVRTIGSNSISNVKSTSARRGYVEEPDDTNKDVGDQGDSIRHLRERLKRMRNKKLIIGGTPAVADLSQVEHYTKLGTMRVLPITCHDCGESHVLDWENVSWLEKEGGTPHPVFGLHQPESAVYGCPHCGSEWDDYRRQANILQTCKTALENGDDFAGWVKTQCGEDYSEDEIEPIETFMELSELYVCIPGTGLADVVRDFLEAEHEAKSGDESARIVFQNNKLGRPYQYAASRLLDHEKLQEAAEDYPELVCPAGGLLVTVGIDVQHDRLAITIRAFGRNEESWQMYWGEIDGDTADKKDDCWSALDKLVFQSFEHERFGEIRAAAVSIDSGDGGTSNAVYHWVRTRDKKYRGVLVMAIKGDSKDFGTKEIFNQPRQVDFNNPKRRTKADRFGVKVYMVGTHKAKDLMAKRLLGTSAYMHSCKHVRQDYWEQVTAEVKAPSKKNKGRETWQPRPGRPNEGTDTEVYALHAAHAMGMHKYNEKKWSTIESRLGQRTLFSEPQQTTEQPIVKKPRQPAQPAGSLLDS, encoded by the coding sequence GTGCGGGAAACCTGGATACCGCAGCCTAAAGTCCCGCTGATTGAGTGGTTGCCGGAAAATATCAAACTGCCGTCTGAGGATAGCGATAACGCGGGCTATTACCGCAACGATTATGTGCCTTATTTCTGGGGTGTGATGCACGCGCTGGATAATCCTGTGTCGTGGATGGTGGTGATGCAAAAGGCCGCGCAGATCGGCTGGACGGTTCTGCTGGCTACCGATATCTGCAAGGTTGCCGCTACTGAGCCCGCCCGCATCCTGATGCTGTTTCCCAAGGATGAAAAGGGCCGGCTGTTTATGGATGAAAAGCTGGTGCCGATTATCGAAGGCTCACCAGCAGTGAATCGGGTGATCGATGTCACCACCAGCCGCAAAGGCGGCAGCCGTTCAACACGGAAAAAATTTCCCGGTGGTGAGGTGCGCACCATTGGTTCCAACTCCATTTCCAATGTGAAATCTACTTCAGCCCGTCGGGGCTATGTGGAGGAGCCTGACGATACCAACAAAGATGTTGGTGATCAGGGCGATTCTATTCGCCACCTGCGCGAACGCCTCAAGCGTATGCGCAATAAAAAGTTAATTATCGGCGGCACCCCAGCGGTTGCCGATCTCTCCCAGGTGGAGCACTACACCAAGCTCGGCACCATGCGCGTGCTGCCGATTACCTGTCACGACTGCGGTGAGTCCCATGTACTGGACTGGGAAAACGTCAGTTGGTTAGAGAAAGAGGGCGGCACACCGCACCCGGTATTCGGCCTGCACCAGCCAGAAAGCGCAGTGTATGGCTGCCCGCACTGCGGCAGCGAATGGGATGACTACCGCCGCCAAGCCAATATTCTGCAGACCTGTAAAACTGCTCTGGAAAATGGCGATGACTTTGCCGGCTGGGTAAAAACTCAATGCGGCGAGGATTATTCTGAGGACGAAATCGAACCGATAGAAACCTTTATGGAGCTATCGGAGCTTTATGTGTGTATCCCCGGTACCGGCCTTGCCGATGTAGTGCGGGATTTTCTTGAAGCGGAGCACGAAGCGAAAAGCGGTGATGAATCCGCCCGCATTGTTTTCCAGAACAACAAACTGGGCCGGCCCTATCAGTACGCCGCCAGTCGTTTGCTTGACCATGAAAAGCTGCAAGAGGCCGCCGAGGATTACCCGGAGTTAGTGTGCCCTGCTGGTGGCCTGCTGGTAACGGTTGGCATCGATGTTCAGCACGACCGACTCGCAATCACCATTCGCGCCTTTGGCCGCAATGAAGAATCCTGGCAGATGTACTGGGGCGAGATCGATGGCGATACCGCCGATAAAAAAGATGATTGCTGGTCAGCTCTGGATAAGCTGGTGTTCCAAAGTTTTGAGCACGAGCGCTTCGGCGAAATTCGCGCAGCGGCAGTGAGTATCGATTCCGGCGATGGTGGCACCAGCAATGCGGTTTATCACTGGGTGCGAACTCGCGATAAAAAATATCGCGGTGTGCTGGTGATGGCCATCAAGGGCGACAGTAAAGACTTCGGCACCAAGGAAATCTTTAACCAGCCCCGGCAGGTGGATTTTAACAACCCCAAGCGCCGCACCAAGGCAGACCGCTTTGGGGTAAAGGTATATATGGTTGGCACCCATAAAGCCAAAGACCTGATGGCCAAGCGGCTTCTCGGCACCAGTGCCTATATGCACAGCTGCAAGCATGTGCGGCAGGATTACTGGGAGCAGGTGACTGCTGAAGTCAAAGCCCCCAGCAAGAAAAATAAAGGCCGGGAAACCTGGCAGCCACGCCCAGGCCGGCCCAATGAAGGCACCGATACCGAGGTCTACGCCCTGCACGCCGCCCACGCCATGGGCATGCACAAATACAACGAGAAAAAATGGTCCACCATCGAATCGCGCCTGGGCCAGCGCACGCTATTTAGCGAGCCTCAACAAACTACCGAACAGCCCATCGTTAAAAAACCAAGGCAGCCCGCGCAGCCAGCCGGCTCTCTACTGGATAGTTAA
- a CDS encoding Clp protease ClpP, which translates to MPNKSWYSMTAAANTSEADIYLYDSIGGWGMTAKDFARDLKALGDISKINLHINCPGGDVFDGTAIYNLLKDHNAEVETWIEGIAASMGSVIALAGDTVHIAENAYYMVHNPSAGVRGDERALEKTKSLLAKVKATMKSLYSSRSGMSDEDISQVMDDETWYTGTEAVEAGFATDTTAAIEMAASFSADHLNQFKNTPQAINALVMQGPTEFRFPSAVAGNPTQTQTKEAQAMPKTTSTTPAATAAPEVTPEMKAQIAADAKAQFAADEKKRKDDITAVFKGFEAHSVVMQECLNDMDCSAEKAKDKLLEALGSQTPTPVQSYSVVVQEGEGIKRMKADAENAIAVRALGEKRTEGNELSGYTMMEIARILMQAHGQSLSGLDRMGVVAAAFTHSSGDFATVLGNIANKSMLKGYEEAQEIFPRFTSVGNLSDFKLTTRTDLGSFPSLRQVAPGAEFKYVSIGERAETAALATYGELFSINRQAIINDDLGAFTRIPQKMGLAAVRTVGDLVFSILLNNPKMADGKALFHADRKNLASTASINTASIDAARVLMGNQKDGSAVLNIRPKFLLCDIADEGSAKVALESEFEVGESTKNNTTPNSVRNIAEVLSDARLSGHKGWYLNADPVVHDTIEVLYLDGQQAPVLEEQNGWSVDGVEFKVRLDAAAKAWDAKGMVKTPKT; encoded by the coding sequence ATGCCGAATAAATCCTGGTACAGCATGACCGCTGCCGCCAATACCAGTGAAGCTGATATCTATCTGTATGACTCTATCGGCGGCTGGGGCATGACCGCCAAAGATTTTGCCAGAGACCTCAAAGCGCTCGGTGATATCAGCAAGATAAATCTACACATCAACTGCCCCGGCGGAGATGTGTTCGACGGTACCGCGATCTACAACCTGCTTAAAGACCATAACGCCGAAGTGGAAACCTGGATTGAAGGCATCGCAGCCAGTATGGGCAGCGTGATCGCCCTCGCCGGGGATACGGTCCATATCGCCGAGAATGCCTATTACATGGTGCACAACCCCAGTGCCGGTGTTCGCGGTGACGAGCGCGCCCTGGAAAAAACCAAGAGCCTGCTGGCCAAAGTCAAAGCCACCATGAAAAGCCTGTATTCCTCCCGCTCCGGAATGTCGGATGAGGACATCAGCCAAGTGATGGATGACGAGACTTGGTATACCGGCACCGAAGCGGTAGAGGCAGGCTTCGCCACCGACACCACCGCAGCCATCGAGATGGCAGCCAGCTTCAGTGCTGATCACTTAAATCAATTTAAAAACACCCCTCAAGCCATTAATGCATTGGTCATGCAGGGGCCCACTGAATTTAGATTCCCGTCTGCGGTTGCAGGCAATCCAACCCAAACCCAAACCAAGGAAGCGCAAGCCATGCCTAAAACCACCTCCACCACGCCAGCTGCAACCGCTGCGCCCGAGGTTACCCCAGAAATGAAAGCCCAGATTGCTGCCGATGCCAAAGCGCAATTTGCCGCCGATGAGAAAAAGCGCAAAGACGATATCACGGCCGTATTCAAAGGCTTCGAAGCGCACAGTGTTGTGATGCAAGAATGTCTCAATGATATGGACTGCAGCGCCGAAAAAGCCAAAGACAAACTGCTTGAAGCCCTCGGCAGCCAAACCCCAACCCCCGTGCAAAGCTACAGCGTGGTGGTACAGGAAGGTGAAGGCATTAAGCGCATGAAAGCCGATGCAGAAAATGCGATTGCTGTACGTGCCCTCGGTGAAAAGCGCACAGAGGGCAATGAACTCAGCGGCTACACCATGATGGAGATTGCCCGCATCCTGATGCAGGCCCACGGTCAAAGCTTGTCCGGACTCGACAGAATGGGTGTGGTCGCTGCAGCGTTTACCCATAGCTCGGGTGACTTCGCAACGGTACTCGGCAATATCGCCAATAAATCCATGCTGAAAGGCTATGAAGAAGCACAGGAAATCTTCCCGCGCTTTACCAGTGTCGGCAACCTCAGTGACTTTAAACTAACAACCCGCACAGACCTGGGCAGCTTCCCCTCACTGCGCCAAGTCGCACCCGGGGCAGAATTTAAATATGTGAGTATCGGCGAACGGGCCGAGACTGCCGCTCTGGCCACATACGGGGAACTCTTCTCTATTAACCGCCAGGCGATTATTAATGACGACCTGGGGGCCTTTACCCGAATCCCACAAAAGATGGGCCTCGCCGCCGTGCGCACCGTAGGGGACTTGGTATTCAGCATCCTGCTCAACAATCCCAAAATGGCAGATGGAAAAGCCCTGTTCCATGCGGATCGCAAAAACTTAGCCAGCACTGCATCTATCAATACCGCCAGCATCGATGCCGCGCGGGTATTGATGGGTAATCAAAAGGATGGCAGCGCAGTGCTCAATATCCGGCCCAAGTTCCTGCTCTGTGATATTGCCGACGAGGGCAGCGCAAAGGTTGCCCTGGAATCCGAATTCGAGGTGGGCGAATCCACCAAAAACAACACCACACCGAACAGCGTGCGCAATATTGCCGAAGTGCTCTCTGATGCGCGCCTCAGTGGCCACAAAGGTTGGTACCTTAATGCCGACCCGGTAGTGCACGACACCATTGAAGTGCTCTATCTGGATGGCCAGCAGGCCCCGGTGTTAGAAGAGCAAAATGGCTGGAGCGTGGATGGGGTGGAATTCAAAGTCCGCCTGGATGCCGCTGCGAAAGCCTGGGATGCAAAAGGCATGGTGAAAACACCCAAAACCTAA
- a CDS encoding primosomal replication protein PriB/PriC domain protein has protein sequence MSKTAQEMVDLYIEAEVDVLAGKTTVINGRQFTAENLQEIRAGRQEWERRATAETLKAAGKRPGPAYANFN, from the coding sequence ATGTCTAAAACTGCACAAGAGATGGTCGACCTCTATATCGAGGCCGAGGTAGACGTGCTCGCCGGTAAAACCACGGTCATTAACGGCCGCCAATTTACCGCCGAGAACCTGCAGGAAATCCGCGCGGGCCGTCAGGAGTGGGAGCGCCGCGCAACCGCAGAAACCTTAAAGGCCGCCGGCAAACGCCCTGGGCCCGCCTACGCGAATTTTAATTAA
- a CDS encoding DUF5675 family protein has product MFELTRFAYGPDATLGRLRVRDCVFYTVERPWLGNRPFESCIPEGIYSCEAYSSQRYPNVWELLEVPGRSKILIHTANYSSDVQGCIGVGSGVAPGGWWVMQSRKAMGQLRDMLPPNFHLTITHYVPEYP; this is encoded by the coding sequence ATGTTTGAATTAACGCGATTCGCCTATGGGCCAGATGCCACATTGGGGCGGCTGAGGGTGCGCGACTGTGTGTTTTATACGGTTGAGCGCCCTTGGTTGGGTAACCGCCCATTTGAGAGCTGTATCCCCGAGGGTATTTATTCTTGTGAGGCGTATAGCTCACAGCGATACCCCAATGTGTGGGAACTGCTGGAGGTTCCTGGGCGCTCAAAAATATTAATCCACACGGCTAATTATTCCTCTGATGTTCAAGGCTGCATTGGTGTTGGCTCTGGTGTAGCTCCGGGTGGCTGGTGGGTGATGCAGTCACGGAAGGCAATGGGGCAATTGCGGGATATGTTGCCGCCTAACTTTCATCTGACAATTACGCACTATGTGCCGGAGTATCCGTGA